One region of Agrobacterium tumefaciens genomic DNA includes:
- a CDS encoding TerC family protein, translated as MEFLLNDFLGTPTWMWAVFISLVLGLLALDLGVLHKNSKEIGIRESLLMSGFYIAIGLAFGGWIWYQSGEQSAMEYVTGFVVEKSLAMDNIFIIAMIFSYFAIPRQYQHRVLLWGILGVIVLRGIMIAGGAAIVENFHWVLYLFAAFLVFTGLKMLFSSDHDENDIGNNRILKFLRSRLPVTEKLHGEKFFVKETDAATGKLKTFVTPLFLALIMVEIADLIFAVDSIPAIFAITTDPFIVYTSNIFAILGLRALYFALAALIHRFAYLKYALAAVLVFVGSKIFVADMLGIAKIPPAVSLGATVAILATGIIGSLIATRKETKAIE; from the coding sequence ATGGAGTTCCTCCTCAACGATTTTCTCGGTACCCCCACATGGATGTGGGCTGTCTTCATTTCTCTCGTCCTTGGCCTCTTGGCGCTCGATCTCGGCGTGCTGCACAAGAATTCCAAGGAAATCGGCATCCGTGAAAGCTTGCTGATGTCCGGCTTTTATATCGCCATCGGCTTGGCCTTCGGCGGATGGATCTGGTACCAGTCCGGTGAACAGTCAGCGATGGAATATGTCACCGGCTTCGTGGTCGAAAAAAGCCTCGCCATGGACAATATCTTCATCATCGCGATGATCTTCTCCTATTTCGCCATTCCCCGCCAATATCAGCACCGCGTGCTGCTATGGGGCATCCTCGGCGTGATCGTTCTGCGCGGCATCATGATTGCCGGCGGCGCCGCAATTGTCGAAAACTTCCACTGGGTGCTTTATCTCTTTGCGGCCTTCCTCGTCTTCACGGGCCTCAAGATGCTGTTTTCATCCGACCATGACGAGAACGACATCGGCAATAACCGCATCCTGAAATTCCTGCGCAGCCGCCTTCCGGTAACGGAGAAGCTGCATGGCGAGAAATTCTTCGTCAAGGAGACCGATGCTGCCACAGGCAAGCTGAAGACCTTTGTGACGCCGCTGTTTCTGGCGCTCATCATGGTCGAAATCGCCGACCTCATCTTCGCGGTTGATTCGATCCCGGCGATCTTCGCGATCACCACCGATCCGTTTATCGTCTATACCTCTAACATCTTCGCGATCCTCGGCCTGCGCGCCCTCTATTTCGCACTTGCCGCCCTGATCCACCGCTTCGCCTATCTGAAATACGCGCTGGCTGCGGTTCTGGTCTTCGTCGGCTCGAAGATTTTCGTCGCGGATATGCTGGGCATCGCCAAGATCCCGCCCGCCGTCTCGCTCGGCGCCACCGTTGCCATCCTCGCAACCGGCATCATCGGTTCGCTGATTGCAACGCGCAAGGAAACAAAGGCTATCGAGTAA
- a CDS encoding ATP-binding protein, with product MQVGIDMGTLSGGQQAKLDIEELLATRLLVQGNSGSGKSHLLRRLLEQSAQWVQQVIIDPEGDFVTLSDKFGHVVVDGERTEAELAGIANRIRQHRVSCVLTLEGLDIEQQMRAAAAFLNGLFDADREFWYPVLVVVDEAQMFAPSVGGEVTEDARKASLGAMTNLMCRGRKRGLAGVIATQRLAKLAKNVAAEASNFLMGRTFLDIDMARAADLLGMDRRQAEMFRDLQRGNFVALGPALSRRPLPIVIGAVETSARSSSPKLMPLPDAPQDVEDLIFTPDPEEFTRPATRRTPPAPRPTTDILAELSRSTPAAAGPSPEQSARAGQPELTPEEREEKIAAVLVEILDDPQSAYRTDAVLYQDFLVRARMRRIPGTPMTLADFRRQVAIARSGVDAAMAASEGWEKALELSMSVSDDLQGVFLLLVKAALNEEPCPSDARIARAYGTHSARRARRLLGYFEEKELVVVHADFSGKRIVAFPDLDAKTAPGDADANEDDARLAAE from the coding sequence TTGCAGGTCGGCATCGACATGGGAACCCTATCGGGCGGGCAGCAGGCCAAGCTCGATATTGAGGAATTGCTTGCAACGCGTTTGCTGGTGCAGGGCAATTCCGGGTCCGGCAAGTCACACCTTCTGCGCCGGCTCCTGGAGCAATCGGCGCAATGGGTGCAGCAGGTCATTATCGATCCCGAGGGTGATTTCGTCACGCTGTCCGACAAGTTCGGCCATGTGGTGGTGGATGGAGAGCGCACGGAAGCCGAGCTTGCGGGCATTGCCAACCGCATCCGCCAGCACCGCGTTTCCTGCGTGCTGACGCTTGAAGGTCTTGATATCGAACAGCAAATGCGGGCCGCTGCCGCTTTCCTCAACGGCCTGTTCGATGCGGATCGCGAATTCTGGTATCCCGTGCTTGTCGTTGTGGATGAGGCGCAGATGTTTGCGCCCTCCGTCGGCGGCGAGGTGACCGAGGATGCGCGCAAGGCGTCGCTGGGCGCCATGACCAATCTGATGTGCCGTGGGCGTAAACGCGGGCTTGCGGGCGTCATCGCCACGCAGCGCCTTGCCAAGCTTGCCAAGAACGTAGCGGCGGAAGCCTCGAACTTTCTGATGGGCCGCACCTTTCTCGATATCGATATGGCGCGCGCTGCCGATCTGCTCGGCATGGACCGGCGGCAGGCGGAAATGTTCCGCGATCTGCAGCGCGGCAATTTCGTGGCGCTTGGACCGGCGCTGTCGCGCCGCCCGTTGCCCATTGTCATCGGTGCGGTGGAAACCTCGGCGCGGTCTTCCTCGCCGAAACTCATGCCGCTGCCGGATGCACCGCAGGATGTGGAGGATCTGATCTTCACGCCGGACCCGGAAGAGTTCACGCGACCCGCCACGCGCCGCACGCCGCCAGCGCCGCGCCCGACAACCGATATTCTCGCTGAACTCTCCCGCTCCACCCCCGCCGCCGCCGGTCCTTCACCGGAGCAGTCGGCGCGTGCAGGTCAGCCGGAGCTGACGCCGGAGGAGCGCGAAGAGAAGATCGCGGCGGTGCTGGTCGAAATTCTCGACGATCCGCAATCGGCCTATCGTACCGACGCCGTGCTGTACCAGGATTTTCTGGTGCGCGCGCGCATGCGCCGTATTCCCGGCACGCCGATGACGTTGGCGGATTTCCGCCGGCAGGTGGCGATTGCCCGCTCCGGCGTGGATGCGGCAATGGCGGCCAGCGAAGGCTGGGAGAAAGCGCTGGAATTGTCGATGTCGGTCTCCGACGATTTGCAGGGGGTTTTCCTGCTGTTGGTCAAGGCGGCGCTCAATGAGGAGCCTTGCCCATCCGACGCCCGTATTGCCCGCGCTTACGGTACCCATTCCGCCCGCCGTGCGCGCCGTCTTCTCGGTTATTTCGAGGAGAAGGAGCTTGTGGTGGTACACGCCGATTTCTCCGGCAAGCGCATCGTGGCGTTCCCCGATCTCGACGCGAAGACCGCACCCGGCGATGCGGATGCGAATGAGGATGATGCGAGGCTGGCGGCGGAGTAA
- a CDS encoding EamA family transporter — protein sequence MALPHILLALITVFLWGFNFVAIKIGVADMPPLFLTGVRYLFAAVPLVFFLPKPNVPWRHMIVYGMAMGFVQFGLLYPAIKLGLPAGLASLVMQSQAFFTLALAVVFLGERPLPSQIVGAIVAFGGLAVIGVERMTAAALIPLLMGVGSAIAWACGNIVNRRIGQVNAVSFVAWTSLVPVLPLVLLSLVVEGPDAIAEGLRNATPTMALVVIYMAYGATIVGAGIWSYLLLRYPAGTVAPFSLLVPIVGFVSAYLAFAEHITVFEVVGAALVIIGLMLNVFGRRLSFSRVSSGAA from the coding sequence TCGGCGTCGCCGACATGCCGCCTCTGTTTCTGACGGGGGTGCGCTATCTGTTTGCAGCCGTGCCGTTGGTGTTCTTCCTGCCCAAACCCAATGTGCCGTGGCGGCATATGATCGTTTACGGCATGGCGATGGGTTTCGTGCAATTCGGCCTGCTTTACCCGGCCATCAAGCTCGGCCTGCCGGCTGGGCTTGCTTCGCTCGTCATGCAGTCGCAGGCCTTCTTCACGCTGGCGCTGGCCGTGGTGTTTCTCGGCGAGCGGCCGTTGCCGTCACAGATCGTCGGCGCAATCGTTGCCTTTGGCGGGCTGGCGGTCATCGGCGTGGAGCGCATGACGGCTGCAGCGTTGATACCGCTGCTGATGGGCGTCGGCTCGGCCATTGCCTGGGCCTGCGGCAACATCGTCAATCGCCGCATCGGCCAGGTGAATGCGGTCTCCTTTGTCGCGTGGACGAGCCTTGTACCCGTTCTGCCGTTGGTGCTGCTTTCGCTGGTGGTGGAAGGACCTGATGCGATTGCGGAAGGGCTGCGCAATGCGACGCCTACGATGGCTCTCGTGGTGATCTACATGGCCTATGGTGCGACCATCGTCGGCGCGGGTATCTGGAGTTACCTGCTTCTGCGTTATCCGGCCGGAACGGTGGCGCCGTTTTCGCTGCTGGTGCCGATTGTCGGTTTCGTCAGCGCCTATCTCGCTTTTGCGGAGCATATTACCGTCTTCGAAGTGGTCGGTGCCGCATTGGTCATCATCGGGCTGATGCTGAATGTGTTCGGCAGGCGGCTATCATTTTCGCGCGTCTCGTCCGGGGCCGCATAG